From a region of the Mercurialis annua linkage group LG1-X, ddMerAnnu1.2, whole genome shotgun sequence genome:
- the LOC126667249 gene encoding uncharacterized protein LOC126667249, whose product MSHENTTINNLALHTAKLRVSEPTLALFHEEVKEKLVLFGKFWGTKIFYPASVRETLARSWRAFSGLTVKKDASNVFIFTFSRVEDLERAWNGRPWCLSNNLLVLQRWTPDSSLESIDFSCSPFWVHAFGLPASQISKRNAALIGSLFEKMIGMDARDDGEGDLGSIMRVKVLVKVTEAFRRGFFTTEVNRKEKFVSFLYERFPDICFKCGLVGHYSISCSNPVEVATQEGVPDYGLWMRYGSGKLPPSLGSPAVPVLNSLAPPFSIAAIPSQP is encoded by the coding sequence ATGTCTCATGAAAATACAACTATAAATAACCTTGCGTTGCATACTGCAAAACTCCGAGTCTCAGAACCAACTCTTGCTCTCTTTCATGAGGAGGTTAAGGAGAAACTAGTTTTGTTTGGAAAATTCTGGGGAACAAAAATTTTCTATCCCGCCTCAGTTCGAGAAACATTGGCCAGATCGTGGAGGGCTTTTAGTGGGCTCACAGTGAAGAAAGATGCTTCCAATGTTTTCATTTTCACGTTTAGTAGGGTTGAGGACCTTGAAAGAGCTTGGAATGGCCGACCTTGGTGCCTCAGTAACAACTTGCTGGTCCTCCAGAGATGGACTCCAGACTCATCTCTGGAAAGCATTGACTTCAGTTGCTCTCCTTTTTGGGTGCATGCTTTTGGGCTACCTGCAAGTCAGATAAGTAAGCGTAATGCGGCCCTCATAGGCAGCCTCTTTGAGAAAATGATAGGCATGGATGCAAGGGACGATGGAGAGGGTGATCTCGGTAGTATCATGAGGGTAAAAGTCCTGGTGAAAGTTACTGAAGCTTTCAGACGAGGTTTCTTTACGACCGAGGTGAATCGAAAGGAAAAATTTGTTTCCTTCCTCTATGAAAGATTTCCAGATATTTGTTTCAAGTGTGGTCTCGTAGGCCATTACTCCATCTCTTGTTCAAATCCTGTGGAAGTTGCAACACAAGAAGGTGTTCCTGATTATGGACTATGGATGCGGTATGGGTCCGGTAAGTTACCTCCCTCCCTGGGTTCCCCAGCAGTTCCGGTGCTTAATTCTTTGGCACCACCTTTTTCGATTGCTGCCATTCCTTCTCAACCTTAG